A single window of Doryrhamphus excisus isolate RoL2022-K1 chromosome 5, RoL_Dexc_1.0, whole genome shotgun sequence DNA harbors:
- the LOC131129522 gene encoding gastrula zinc finger protein XlCGF57.1-like, protein MASQQESRDVKEEEEELCISQDGRQFRGLELESDGSKFPLKIVLVKCEDDADEAPSSVLHRGQSGAEPPTDAGGGSRRNGIETAPLSDADDTRSLSSESEHIDDAKEPSESKRRPAGRSFTCSECAQSFGDKGILNRHMKCHTGEKPFPCSVCSKTFSRRDCLLSHMRCHTKEKPFNCSLCGQTFRHRQNLLSHLRCHIGEKPFICAVCGGTFSTKAHLKRHARTHTGEKPFVCSVCGKNFSTKGNVMLHMRTHTGEKPFSCAICGGTFSTKTHLTRHARTHTGEKPYTCSVCHQRFSLKENMMTHLKKHSRERRFPCSACPETFPNKKEMIVHKRTHAGEKAFSCSVCAKNFSSKGNMMTHMRAHSGEKPFTCSLCHQRFAIKGDMMRHMRTHTGEKPFSCAACHKRFTRKSHVGKHKCVAADNRKEAAGLGVDKHQ, encoded by the coding sequence ATGGCGAGTCAACAAGAGTCCCGTGACgtcaaagaggaagaggaggagctctGCATCAGCCAGGACGGGCGCCAGTTTCGAGGGCTGGAGTTAGAATCTGACGGCAGCAAATTTCCTTTGAAAATTGTACTTGTGAAGTGTGAGGATGATGCCGATGAAGCTCCGTCCTCGGTGCTTCATCGCGGTCAAAGCGGGGCGGAGCCTCCGACAGACGCCGGCGGAGGATCGCGACGAAACGGCATCGAAACGGCGCCGCTATCAGACGCGGACGACACCAGGTCACTGTCCTCGGAGAGCGAGCACATCGACGACGCCAAAGAGCCCTCGGAGTCTAAACGTCGCCCCGCCGGCAGAAGCTTCACCTGCTCCGAATGCGCTCAGTCGTTCGGCGACAAGGGGATTTTGAACCGCCACATGAAGTgtcacaccggagagaaaccattcCCTTGCTCCGTTTGCAGTAAAACCTTCAGCCGCAGGGACTGCTTACTCTCGCACATGAGGTGTCACACCAAAGAGAAACCTTTCAACTGCTCGCTCTGCGGCCAGACGTTCCGTCACCGGCAAAACTTGCTCTCTCACCTCAGATGCCACatcggagagaaacctttcatcTGCGCCGTTTGCGGCGGAACCTTCTCCACCAAAGCGCACCTGAAAAGACACGCCAGgacgcacacaggagagaaacctttcgtTTGCTCCGTGTGCGGTAAGAACTTCTCCACAAAGGGAAACGTCATGTTGCATATGAGGACGCACACGGGCGAGAAGCCTTTTTCCTGCGCCATTTGCGGCGGAACGTTTTCGACAAAGACGCATTTAACGAGGCACGCCAGgacgcacaccggagagaaaccttatACTTGTTCTGTTTGCCATCAAAGATTTTCCCTGAAGGAAAATATGATGacacacttaaaaaaacatagcaGGGAGCGTCGTTTTCCCTGCTCAGCCTGCCCGGAAACATTCCCAAATAAGAAAGAAATGATTGTGCATAAGAGAACACATGCCGGGGAGAAAGCCTTCTCCTGCTCCGTGTGCGCAAAGAACTTCTCCAGTAAAGGCAACATGATGACGCACATGAGAGCGCACagcggagagaaacctttcacctGCTCGCTTTGCCACCAACGCTTCGCTATCAAGGGGGACATGATgagacacatgagaacgcacactggGGAGAAACCCTTCAGCTGCGCGGCGTGCCACAAACGATTCACTCGAAAGTCCCACGTCGGCAAACATAAATGTGTCGCCGCCGACAACAGGAAGGAAGCAGCGGGACTTGGCGTGGACAAACATCAgtga
- the anapc4 gene encoding anaphase-promoting complex subunit 4 isoform X1 — protein MCVCTVRAINVAQKMPAFRQVGEKQLPNPLLCMAWSPKRDLIALASTTGELLLHRLVSFQRVWSLAPSDYIGKKITALAWRPDGKILAFSLGDTKQVVLCGVEKAEILHVLHVQNLVSCMHWMEVTEESSALGSFCQSEDESKRFLPKLASLPKRYLNYSTTSMLFSEEKSDEIMNLLGEVRLNILVLGGEAGNVELYAYGMYKVASFATVSGSCRSLSLASDLKSLVVITEVKSAEDHAEICFVQLDTGPLSDCLPELTRMARKFTHISTLLQYLHLSLACMCEAWEEILMQMDLRLTKFVQEKNTSTQVQDEFLELLLWGQSSPELQALLVNQLTVKGLKKLGQTIESSYSSFQKLVISHLQSGSEALLYHLSEVKGMSLWKKKFEPLGLDSSTIENAITAVGSFSLKTRELLQVIDKSMKNFKAFFRWLYVAMLRMCDEHVPPELNKMTQKDISFVADFLSEHFSENEQLFDRKGKYFNVERVGQYLKDEDEDLVSPPSTKGNQWVKFLQESTHIKESPLLFPSFPQKSLHFVRRLMEDSIELCLQKPAEVIGKSVKQAVFLPLYAAPPSSENAPTLLQLPALWNDKKANLHYVVFCMPKLSPHKLYILRKGSDPNRHIPSCVTSMDLNQHLDVADSESVETRPHHVYSCLDARFYSDDMLTVVLQGEEENGHSVLAQLPLASSLKGESEFSWNPNMRLDQQSGAIPCQGLVLGNQWRELEGMKAQFVEVNGIREVACVLSENLRHLRVFEMDVEDEDDEGVEQQNASADQDVLEASMASHGEEESAEAGDDEDLGKSDERLESEEASEL, from the exons ATGTGTGTCTGTACAGTACGTGCAATTAATGTTG CACAAAAGATGCCTGCTTTCCGTCAAGTCGGGGAGAAGCAGCTTCCCAACCCCCTGCTGTGTATGGCATGGTCGCCCAAAAGAGACCTGATCGCTCTGGCCAGCACGACTGGAGAG CTTTTGCTGCATCGCTTGGTTAGCTTCCAACGGGTTTGGAGCTTGGCGCCCAGCGACTACATCGGCAAGAAAATCACCGCCCTCGCCTGGAGACCTGATGGCAAAA ttttggccttCAGCCTGGGAGACACGAAGCAGGTGGTCTTGTGCGGTGTGGAGAAAGCAGAAATTCTCCACGTGCTCCACGTGCAGAACCTGGTGAGCTGCATGCACTGGATGGAGGTGACGGAAGAAAGCAG TGCTCTCGGCTCATTTTGTCAATCGGAGGATGAATCCAAACGCTTTCTACCCAAATTAGCATCGCTGCCCAAGAGGTACCTCAA CTACAGCACGACGTCGATGCTTTTCAG TGAGGAAAAGTCAGACGAGATCATGAACCTCCTCGGGGAAGTCAG atTGAACATTCTCGTCCTTGGAGGAGAAGCAGGAAATGTGGAATTGTACGCTTACGGCATGTACAAGGTCGCATCTTTTGCCACA gTTTCAGGAAGCTGTCGCAGCCTCAGCTTAGCCAGCGATCTCAAGTCTCTGGTTGTCATCACTGAGGTCAAGTCTGCTGAGGACCATGCAGAGATCTGCTTTGTTCAG TTGGACACGGGCCCGCTGTCCGACTGCCTGCCCGAGCTCACCAGGATGGCGCGCAAGTTCACACACATCTCCACCCTGTTGCAGTACCTGCATCTCTCGCTCGCGTGCATGTGTGAGGCGTGGGAGGAGATCCTCATGCAGATGGACCTCAGACTCACCAAGTTTGTTCAG GAAAAGAACACAAGCACTCAGGTGCAGGATGAGTTCCTGGAGCTTCTCCTGTGGGGACAGTCCAG CCCTGAACTCCAAGCTCTTCTGGTGAACCAGCTGACTGTCAAG GGTCTGAAGAAATTGGGCCAAACCATCGAGTCATCTTACTCCAGCTTTCAGAAGCTGGTGATCAGCCATCTGCAGAG TGGCTCTGAGGCGCTCCTCTATCATCTGAGTGAGGTGAAGGGCATGTCGCTGTGGAAGAAGAAGTTTGAACCCCTCGGTCTGGACTCATCCACCATAGAAA ATGCAATCACAGCCGTGGGCTCCTTTTCCTTGAAAACCAGGGAACTTCTGCA GGTTATAGACAAGAGCATGAAAAACTTTAAAGCTTTTTTCCGCTGGCTGTATGTAG CCATGCTAAGAATGTGTGACGAGCACGTCCCCCCGGAGCTCAACAAG ATGACCCAGAAGGACATCTCCTTTGTGGCGGACTTCCTGTCAGAGCATTTCAGTGAG AATGAACAACTCTTTGATCGGAAAGGAAAGTACTTCAATGTGGAACGTGTCGGTCAG TACCTTAAGGACGAGGATGAGGACCTTGTTTCCCCGCCCAGTACCAAGGGGAACCAGTGGGTGAAGTTTTTACAGGAAAGCACTCACATAAAGG AAAGTCCTCTGctgtttccttcctttcctcaaAAGTCTCTGCACTTTGTCAGGAGGTTGATGGAGGACTCCATCGAGCTGTGCCTGCAGAAACCTGCC GAAGTCATCGGGAAGTCTGTCAAACAGGCCGTCTTTCTACCCTTGTACGCTGCACCACCGAG TTCTGAAAATGCACCAACACTCCTTCAACTTCCGGCCCT GTGGAATGACAAGAAGGCCAACCTGCACTACGTTGTGTTCTGCATGCCAAAACTTTCCCCGCACAAACTCTACATTCTCCGCAAAGGAAGCGACCCGAACCG ACACATCCCCAGTTGTGTCACATCCATGGACTTGAACCAACATCTGGACGTGGCGGACAGCGAGAGCGTGGAAACCCG ACCGCATCACGTCTACAGCTGCCTGGATGCTCGTTTCTATAGCGACGACATGTTGACTGTGGTCCTCCAGGGGGAAGAAGAGAACGGCCACAGCGTCCTGGCCCAGCTTCCTCTCGCTTCATCTCTAAAAGGCGAGAGTGAATTTAGCTGGAATCCCAATATGAG GTTGGACCAGCAGAGCGGCGCCATCCCCTGCCAAGGCCTGGTGCTGGGGAATCAGTGGCGCGAACTCGAAGGCATGAAGGCCCAGTTCGTGGAGGTCAATGGAATCCGAGAAGTGGCGTGTGTG CTGAGTGAAAATCTGAGGCACCTGCGCGTTTTCGAGATGGACGTGGAAGACGAAGACGACGAGGGAGTCGAGCAGCAGAACGCCAGCGCCGATCAGGACGTGCTGGAAGCTTCCATGGCCAGCCACGGGGAGGAGGAGAGCGCAGAGGCCGGCGATGACGAAGACCTCGGAAAAAGCGATGAGCGTTTGGAGTCTGAGGAGGCTTCCGAGTTGTAG
- the anapc4 gene encoding anaphase-promoting complex subunit 4 isoform X2 produces the protein MCVCTVRAINVAQKMPAFRQVGEKQLPNPLLCMAWSPKRDLIALASTTGELLLHRLVSFQRVWSLAPSDYIGKKITALAWRPDGKILAFSLGDTKQVVLCGVEKAEILHVLHVQNLVSCMHWMEVTEESSALGSFCQSEDESKRFLPKLASLPKSYSTTSMLFSEEKSDEIMNLLGEVRLNILVLGGEAGNVELYAYGMYKVASFATVSGSCRSLSLASDLKSLVVITEVKSAEDHAEICFVQLDTGPLSDCLPELTRMARKFTHISTLLQYLHLSLACMCEAWEEILMQMDLRLTKFVQEKNTSTQVQDEFLELLLWGQSSPELQALLVNQLTVKGLKKLGQTIESSYSSFQKLVISHLQSGSEALLYHLSEVKGMSLWKKKFEPLGLDSSTIENAITAVGSFSLKTRELLQVIDKSMKNFKAFFRWLYVAMLRMCDEHVPPELNKMTQKDISFVADFLSEHFSENEQLFDRKGKYFNVERVGQYLKDEDEDLVSPPSTKGNQWVKFLQESTHIKESPLLFPSFPQKSLHFVRRLMEDSIELCLQKPAEVIGKSVKQAVFLPLYAAPPSSENAPTLLQLPALWNDKKANLHYVVFCMPKLSPHKLYILRKGSDPNRHIPSCVTSMDLNQHLDVADSESVETRPHHVYSCLDARFYSDDMLTVVLQGEEENGHSVLAQLPLASSLKGESEFSWNPNMRLDQQSGAIPCQGLVLGNQWRELEGMKAQFVEVNGIREVACVLSENLRHLRVFEMDVEDEDDEGVEQQNASADQDVLEASMASHGEEESAEAGDDEDLGKSDERLESEEASEL, from the exons ATGTGTGTCTGTACAGTACGTGCAATTAATGTTG CACAAAAGATGCCTGCTTTCCGTCAAGTCGGGGAGAAGCAGCTTCCCAACCCCCTGCTGTGTATGGCATGGTCGCCCAAAAGAGACCTGATCGCTCTGGCCAGCACGACTGGAGAG CTTTTGCTGCATCGCTTGGTTAGCTTCCAACGGGTTTGGAGCTTGGCGCCCAGCGACTACATCGGCAAGAAAATCACCGCCCTCGCCTGGAGACCTGATGGCAAAA ttttggccttCAGCCTGGGAGACACGAAGCAGGTGGTCTTGTGCGGTGTGGAGAAAGCAGAAATTCTCCACGTGCTCCACGTGCAGAACCTGGTGAGCTGCATGCACTGGATGGAGGTGACGGAAGAAAGCAG TGCTCTCGGCTCATTTTGTCAATCGGAGGATGAATCCAAACGCTTTCTACCCAAATTAGCATCGCTGCCCAAGAG CTACAGCACGACGTCGATGCTTTTCAG TGAGGAAAAGTCAGACGAGATCATGAACCTCCTCGGGGAAGTCAG atTGAACATTCTCGTCCTTGGAGGAGAAGCAGGAAATGTGGAATTGTACGCTTACGGCATGTACAAGGTCGCATCTTTTGCCACA gTTTCAGGAAGCTGTCGCAGCCTCAGCTTAGCCAGCGATCTCAAGTCTCTGGTTGTCATCACTGAGGTCAAGTCTGCTGAGGACCATGCAGAGATCTGCTTTGTTCAG TTGGACACGGGCCCGCTGTCCGACTGCCTGCCCGAGCTCACCAGGATGGCGCGCAAGTTCACACACATCTCCACCCTGTTGCAGTACCTGCATCTCTCGCTCGCGTGCATGTGTGAGGCGTGGGAGGAGATCCTCATGCAGATGGACCTCAGACTCACCAAGTTTGTTCAG GAAAAGAACACAAGCACTCAGGTGCAGGATGAGTTCCTGGAGCTTCTCCTGTGGGGACAGTCCAG CCCTGAACTCCAAGCTCTTCTGGTGAACCAGCTGACTGTCAAG GGTCTGAAGAAATTGGGCCAAACCATCGAGTCATCTTACTCCAGCTTTCAGAAGCTGGTGATCAGCCATCTGCAGAG TGGCTCTGAGGCGCTCCTCTATCATCTGAGTGAGGTGAAGGGCATGTCGCTGTGGAAGAAGAAGTTTGAACCCCTCGGTCTGGACTCATCCACCATAGAAA ATGCAATCACAGCCGTGGGCTCCTTTTCCTTGAAAACCAGGGAACTTCTGCA GGTTATAGACAAGAGCATGAAAAACTTTAAAGCTTTTTTCCGCTGGCTGTATGTAG CCATGCTAAGAATGTGTGACGAGCACGTCCCCCCGGAGCTCAACAAG ATGACCCAGAAGGACATCTCCTTTGTGGCGGACTTCCTGTCAGAGCATTTCAGTGAG AATGAACAACTCTTTGATCGGAAAGGAAAGTACTTCAATGTGGAACGTGTCGGTCAG TACCTTAAGGACGAGGATGAGGACCTTGTTTCCCCGCCCAGTACCAAGGGGAACCAGTGGGTGAAGTTTTTACAGGAAAGCACTCACATAAAGG AAAGTCCTCTGctgtttccttcctttcctcaaAAGTCTCTGCACTTTGTCAGGAGGTTGATGGAGGACTCCATCGAGCTGTGCCTGCAGAAACCTGCC GAAGTCATCGGGAAGTCTGTCAAACAGGCCGTCTTTCTACCCTTGTACGCTGCACCACCGAG TTCTGAAAATGCACCAACACTCCTTCAACTTCCGGCCCT GTGGAATGACAAGAAGGCCAACCTGCACTACGTTGTGTTCTGCATGCCAAAACTTTCCCCGCACAAACTCTACATTCTCCGCAAAGGAAGCGACCCGAACCG ACACATCCCCAGTTGTGTCACATCCATGGACTTGAACCAACATCTGGACGTGGCGGACAGCGAGAGCGTGGAAACCCG ACCGCATCACGTCTACAGCTGCCTGGATGCTCGTTTCTATAGCGACGACATGTTGACTGTGGTCCTCCAGGGGGAAGAAGAGAACGGCCACAGCGTCCTGGCCCAGCTTCCTCTCGCTTCATCTCTAAAAGGCGAGAGTGAATTTAGCTGGAATCCCAATATGAG GTTGGACCAGCAGAGCGGCGCCATCCCCTGCCAAGGCCTGGTGCTGGGGAATCAGTGGCGCGAACTCGAAGGCATGAAGGCCCAGTTCGTGGAGGTCAATGGAATCCGAGAAGTGGCGTGTGTG CTGAGTGAAAATCTGAGGCACCTGCGCGTTTTCGAGATGGACGTGGAAGACGAAGACGACGAGGGAGTCGAGCAGCAGAACGCCAGCGCCGATCAGGACGTGCTGGAAGCTTCCATGGCCAGCCACGGGGAGGAGGAGAGCGCAGAGGCCGGCGATGACGAAGACCTCGGAAAAAGCGATGAGCGTTTGGAGTCTGAGGAGGCTTCCGAGTTGTAG
- the anapc4 gene encoding anaphase-promoting complex subunit 4 isoform X3, producing MPAFRQVGEKQLPNPLLCMAWSPKRDLIALASTTGELLLHRLVSFQRVWSLAPSDYIGKKITALAWRPDGKILAFSLGDTKQVVLCGVEKAEILHVLHVQNLVSCMHWMEVTEESSALGSFCQSEDESKRFLPKLASLPKRYLNYSTTSMLFSEEKSDEIMNLLGEVRLNILVLGGEAGNVELYAYGMYKVASFATVSGSCRSLSLASDLKSLVVITEVKSAEDHAEICFVQLDTGPLSDCLPELTRMARKFTHISTLLQYLHLSLACMCEAWEEILMQMDLRLTKFVQEKNTSTQVQDEFLELLLWGQSSPELQALLVNQLTVKGLKKLGQTIESSYSSFQKLVISHLQSGSEALLYHLSEVKGMSLWKKKFEPLGLDSSTIENAITAVGSFSLKTRELLQVIDKSMKNFKAFFRWLYVAMLRMCDEHVPPELNKMTQKDISFVADFLSEHFSENEQLFDRKGKYFNVERVGQYLKDEDEDLVSPPSTKGNQWVKFLQESTHIKESPLLFPSFPQKSLHFVRRLMEDSIELCLQKPAEVIGKSVKQAVFLPLYAAPPSSENAPTLLQLPALWNDKKANLHYVVFCMPKLSPHKLYILRKGSDPNRHIPSCVTSMDLNQHLDVADSESVETRPHHVYSCLDARFYSDDMLTVVLQGEEENGHSVLAQLPLASSLKGESEFSWNPNMRLDQQSGAIPCQGLVLGNQWRELEGMKAQFVEVNGIREVACVLSENLRHLRVFEMDVEDEDDEGVEQQNASADQDVLEASMASHGEEESAEAGDDEDLGKSDERLESEEASEL from the exons ATGCCTGCTTTCCGTCAAGTCGGGGAGAAGCAGCTTCCCAACCCCCTGCTGTGTATGGCATGGTCGCCCAAAAGAGACCTGATCGCTCTGGCCAGCACGACTGGAGAG CTTTTGCTGCATCGCTTGGTTAGCTTCCAACGGGTTTGGAGCTTGGCGCCCAGCGACTACATCGGCAAGAAAATCACCGCCCTCGCCTGGAGACCTGATGGCAAAA ttttggccttCAGCCTGGGAGACACGAAGCAGGTGGTCTTGTGCGGTGTGGAGAAAGCAGAAATTCTCCACGTGCTCCACGTGCAGAACCTGGTGAGCTGCATGCACTGGATGGAGGTGACGGAAGAAAGCAG TGCTCTCGGCTCATTTTGTCAATCGGAGGATGAATCCAAACGCTTTCTACCCAAATTAGCATCGCTGCCCAAGAGGTACCTCAA CTACAGCACGACGTCGATGCTTTTCAG TGAGGAAAAGTCAGACGAGATCATGAACCTCCTCGGGGAAGTCAG atTGAACATTCTCGTCCTTGGAGGAGAAGCAGGAAATGTGGAATTGTACGCTTACGGCATGTACAAGGTCGCATCTTTTGCCACA gTTTCAGGAAGCTGTCGCAGCCTCAGCTTAGCCAGCGATCTCAAGTCTCTGGTTGTCATCACTGAGGTCAAGTCTGCTGAGGACCATGCAGAGATCTGCTTTGTTCAG TTGGACACGGGCCCGCTGTCCGACTGCCTGCCCGAGCTCACCAGGATGGCGCGCAAGTTCACACACATCTCCACCCTGTTGCAGTACCTGCATCTCTCGCTCGCGTGCATGTGTGAGGCGTGGGAGGAGATCCTCATGCAGATGGACCTCAGACTCACCAAGTTTGTTCAG GAAAAGAACACAAGCACTCAGGTGCAGGATGAGTTCCTGGAGCTTCTCCTGTGGGGACAGTCCAG CCCTGAACTCCAAGCTCTTCTGGTGAACCAGCTGACTGTCAAG GGTCTGAAGAAATTGGGCCAAACCATCGAGTCATCTTACTCCAGCTTTCAGAAGCTGGTGATCAGCCATCTGCAGAG TGGCTCTGAGGCGCTCCTCTATCATCTGAGTGAGGTGAAGGGCATGTCGCTGTGGAAGAAGAAGTTTGAACCCCTCGGTCTGGACTCATCCACCATAGAAA ATGCAATCACAGCCGTGGGCTCCTTTTCCTTGAAAACCAGGGAACTTCTGCA GGTTATAGACAAGAGCATGAAAAACTTTAAAGCTTTTTTCCGCTGGCTGTATGTAG CCATGCTAAGAATGTGTGACGAGCACGTCCCCCCGGAGCTCAACAAG ATGACCCAGAAGGACATCTCCTTTGTGGCGGACTTCCTGTCAGAGCATTTCAGTGAG AATGAACAACTCTTTGATCGGAAAGGAAAGTACTTCAATGTGGAACGTGTCGGTCAG TACCTTAAGGACGAGGATGAGGACCTTGTTTCCCCGCCCAGTACCAAGGGGAACCAGTGGGTGAAGTTTTTACAGGAAAGCACTCACATAAAGG AAAGTCCTCTGctgtttccttcctttcctcaaAAGTCTCTGCACTTTGTCAGGAGGTTGATGGAGGACTCCATCGAGCTGTGCCTGCAGAAACCTGCC GAAGTCATCGGGAAGTCTGTCAAACAGGCCGTCTTTCTACCCTTGTACGCTGCACCACCGAG TTCTGAAAATGCACCAACACTCCTTCAACTTCCGGCCCT GTGGAATGACAAGAAGGCCAACCTGCACTACGTTGTGTTCTGCATGCCAAAACTTTCCCCGCACAAACTCTACATTCTCCGCAAAGGAAGCGACCCGAACCG ACACATCCCCAGTTGTGTCACATCCATGGACTTGAACCAACATCTGGACGTGGCGGACAGCGAGAGCGTGGAAACCCG ACCGCATCACGTCTACAGCTGCCTGGATGCTCGTTTCTATAGCGACGACATGTTGACTGTGGTCCTCCAGGGGGAAGAAGAGAACGGCCACAGCGTCCTGGCCCAGCTTCCTCTCGCTTCATCTCTAAAAGGCGAGAGTGAATTTAGCTGGAATCCCAATATGAG GTTGGACCAGCAGAGCGGCGCCATCCCCTGCCAAGGCCTGGTGCTGGGGAATCAGTGGCGCGAACTCGAAGGCATGAAGGCCCAGTTCGTGGAGGTCAATGGAATCCGAGAAGTGGCGTGTGTG CTGAGTGAAAATCTGAGGCACCTGCGCGTTTTCGAGATGGACGTGGAAGACGAAGACGACGAGGGAGTCGAGCAGCAGAACGCCAGCGCCGATCAGGACGTGCTGGAAGCTTCCATGGCCAGCCACGGGGAGGAGGAGAGCGCAGAGGCCGGCGATGACGAAGACCTCGGAAAAAGCGATGAGCGTTTGGAGTCTGAGGAGGCTTCCGAGTTGTAG